The genomic region AAGTAggtcagggagagagagagaggggagagtttagagagagagaatagCAGTTACCAGTTTTGGTGATTTAAGTATGGTATTTATAGTCTTTGGGTGTGCTGACGTGGAAAGTTAGTTAGGGTCGGACCAGTCATTGTCATGGCGGTTATACTTGTGGGGCCCAGTTTGTTATGGCGTATCACTATATTCGTCCGCTCCGTTTGTGGCTAGGGATTGGTCCGACCTCGAGTACTATGACTCGATTCTATGTCTGACGTCGATTCGGTCCGACCAAGGACGTATCCTCATCACATATGAACCCAGCTAGTCAGCTAGATAGCTAGATAAGAGAAACATGGCAGAACAGGCAGAAAGTTTAAACATGCATAACTTTGGCTTCAATTGGCGGTTTGGCCCAACTGTCCGACCCAACTTttataagaccacccgtagtggggcgttgtttttaaaaaaaaatgaaaaaaaaacgccCGTAAACGCCCATATATCCATTACTCCCggcgttatttaaaaaaaaatcaaaactttgATTCCGGCGTTTTAATAACAACGCCTAATAGCTTTGCATGTGGCCAATCAATGGTGAGCTGGGTCTGACAAACCCACTTTTGCATGTGACATGTGTTTGACCAGCcttagtttcttttttttttataattggaaggggcattattaggcattattctcactacaccacttttgtaataatgccccatgctgactgggatgccacgtgtcggataatgcccccatggtgggggcattatttttgttcaccactacacatggtctaagcgAAAAAAATCATTAGCCTTTTTTTTTCTTTGCAAGAAATGCTATTTTTTGTTGTTATATCCATAACCATGTCCAAGAAATTCAAAACGTTCCAAATTTCAAAATATACAAGCTCACTCCCTAAGTCGTGAGCTGGATCAAGCTTTATCAGAATCAAGCTAGGCCTCAATTTTTTAGATCATTAAGAGGTTTCGAGTCAGCCCAAGTTGACTCATTCAATTTCAAGTTCGAGCCCAAGTTAAATCTCGATTGGCTTGTTCGTTAAATAGCCCTAACGAATATAAACGTACTTagtgatttaaaagaaaattataTATAGAACTCCATCGCGAGCATTGATTGGGACCTTGACCATCATCTCTAATACTTTCTGAATGATAAGTTACTCCTCTACTTTGAATTTATAAGAATTGAAGATGGAATTAGGGGCTTGTTGCTATAGTGAGAGTTTTGTGGTCATTTTTTGGCCTTGAATCCAAGATATGTGTAAATGAGGGAAAGGACATTGGCTATCTAAAACCCAGTCTTTCCTTTGTCCGATGAGTTTTTCATTTTTgcttttataaataaaacaagtGAAATTTCCAAACTATAAATTAGCAAAATTTTGTTGCTTTAATAGTTGTAAGATGTGCAttgggtgtttttcaaaaaaattttgcATTTTTAACTTTTAACCCAAAGATTTTTATGTTTCTCATTTTAAACCCTTTGAcatttttagttttaacccaaagtttttcaacttttcaatttaaccccaacactttcttattttcaactttggtcccttatactttttatctttcgcaagtttttcgttttacgttttgttctaaattttacgagtcAACACGCAGCAACATGTGTGTAGGGTGCAACGTTTTTTCGTCTGTTTTCCCTGTTTGACAGTGAAgtcgcagcgcgtctatttttcccaCGTTTGAAAAGTTCATCGCAACGCGCGAATCCTAGATCgacttaattattttttttacgttttacgtttctatacaatttcttcgcattaagacGTCGCGACTGgggtgcgtggttcaacgattttacgtatgttttttgtttggtgttattttttacttttttatttattttatttttacaagcTCTTCTGATGTTGGTATTCGTTGACAGTGGTTTGGCATTAGTGCTACTTGGCACAATTTTACTAACGTATTTAGCCTATTAAgtttttttactaataatttgtttcgagtttaccGTTATACCTTCTTTACTTAAGAAAAACTAATTTTTTCACGTGCATACTTTGATGTACGTGCTAATATAAATTCGATTTTCTCTACGTGTTGACGTAAACTTTTTCTGGAAAcgagttaggtcaaatataatatgttttcgtttaaaaaaacatttttacgtgcatatttttatgtacgtttcggtataaatttgagttggtGTATGTATCGACGTAAACTTTTCTAGGAAACGAGTGAGGTgatgttttgtaaattttgtttcaaatcgagtggagtcaaattaggGTTTACTTTTTTCCATTTTTTCAGAAGCTCTAATTCATCTCTTTTGATTATACGTGTCAACTTTTCCGTTATACCcgttacattttctatgtatgactcgggtcacatataatacgttatgattgttgggtataaatttgatttactttgtGTTTGATCCAAttgcaatgcttatataggtaaCATTGAGTTCAATTAAATACGTTGAAAcacgtgttttcatatggttaatgtatcacataacgtttggactaatctaTTCGATGTTTACGATGTatcgcgccgcaacgcgcgcgggtgttATTGCTAGTTATTTTAAATTGGCATTTCATTTTGCTTGTATAATATTGACTTTGTTTCTTTAGAATTCTTAGTTCTTTAGAGTTGAAAAAGTATAAGTTGGGAATTTTGGCTCATTCTATTTAAAATATTGTATGTAATTGTCAAAATTATATATACGTGTATCTTAGTGAAAgataaaaaaaggttttttttttttgttcatcgTAATTTTCAACGTGTTTTGTAACAATCAACAAGTGTGACTAGACATCTTTAATCACAACCAGGTGAAAGGTTTCATATAGAACTAAATAATTACTTGCATTATTGGTTTAATCCAAAGTTTGTTTAGGTTTAGTACAAATACAAGGGTATGGTTACTATTTTATGTGTGGTTTTGACTAAATTAAGAGGACTTTGCGTCTATCTCCTTCTTGTTCACGTTTTTAGTATGTGTTTGTGAAGTTCCCGATTTTCTTCTCCTGTGTTCGTAGTTTCCAAAGGCGGTCAACCCCATTGGCTCCAACACAAACAATGAATGGTTTATCGAGTAGGTACAAACGCCACTTCTAATAGCCTTCTCGATAGCCAACACCCCTTTAATGCCGAAGCTATCAGTTATTTATGTTGGGGTAAGGACGTCACCAAATCCTGTCGTGCTAGCATTGCATTTCAAGATTGTAATTGGTATCAATCGCACAGTAAACCGGCAAACATGAAATTGGCTAAacactcaaatcaattttattaattcAAGAAAACTGCTCAAAACTTGATTACAATCCCTAACCTAACGCGTTATACTGCTCAAAATGAATTTGGAACGTATGACGACGGAAATCAAGCATCTAAGCTTCATATGGGTCGGCAACCGTTCATCGTTGAAGGAAATAACGTGGGAAGAGTGGTGCAATTTTGATGTATCGAGGAAATGTATGTAGATTGTCTTTTAAATTGGTGTATGTAATTGGTGTGGGCTAACTCGTTGTTAACCCTTtgattaataaaataacttttgttggccgttcaaaaaaaatctcCTAAAGACATCCAACCCTAACTCGTTTAGGATGCTAAATAATTATCTAATCAATTAACTAGGACATGATAATTACAACAAATTATTAAATCATAGTCACATTTAATAGTCTATAATTATCCACTCCTAAAAACCCTCCTTGAGCCTTGCACGCCAAGTCGGTTTCATTGTTCGGAATTCCCAACAACATTTAATCACAAAATTAGTTGAGACCAACTAACACCGTTAATATAACTACCAATATTTTTTTAACTACTACCACCATTAACGATTGTTGAATGTAGGCCGAACTTGTTTGCGCCATATTTGAGACTTGATGTCTTGGACAGGTTGTTAAATTTGATCAAACAAATTTGCACATCGCCGCCTTGGCATGCAGGCTGCTGGAGGCTAGGACATTTAGAACATGTTGTAAACGTGTAATATGTGCCTGTGAGGGCAGTGTCGAATCCATGAATTTTGTTCAGATGGTTCCTTTTGCTAGATTCTCAAATGTTCTCACTATTtctttccaaatcatacaaggtttacactaaaattttccatttttttcCAAACTGAGGGGGTTCCTCCAAGAAccccctggatccgccactgggtGAGGGAAACTGGGAAATAATTTCTGTAATAAGTATTtttataataatcaaaagactCCCAGACTAAATATATAGCCTTCACAATTAACTTTGTGACCCAACTACTACTATATATATGATCACCTACCCACTAGTCCACAACTAGTATATGAGTTCATTACATAAGAAAACTGAAATAAACAAGTAACAACAGAAAATAACAACTAAAAGGAAACCTCTATGTGGCCTTGACTTGCATGGTATGCTTGGTGATGGTCTGCACACATCAAGGACCTTCTTGGGAATCATTCGTTTGATTAGCGGGAGAGGTTATCGGTTGTGGTTGTTCCATCGATGATTCGAATGAGTCACTTCCTCCCTTAACACCACTAGTTCTCTGAGTGTCTATGCAGTCGGGAGATGTTATCGGTTCTTCCATCCTAATCTTTTTCCTCTTTGGATGTTCGTCATCCGACTCCTTCTGATTCGCGTCAAACGAGTAATCACCTTTACGGTACTTGATCTCCTCCACTAAACGAGCAAGGTTTCCGGTCTGCACCGCTTCTTCAATTTCTTTCTTTAAAAGAACACAATCGTCCGTATAATGACCAACGACCTGATGGAATTCACAGTACTGGTTGGGGTCGTTCATGGGAACCGAAGCTGAAAAGTTACAGCGGACATTTTTGATAGCACGTGCCTTCTTTCCCCTAACGAAACCTTTGACTCGATCTATCATGTCTTTGACTGTTTGCGGGATGTTTTCATGTAGTTTCTCGACCAGCTCATCGTCACGTACTCCAAGAACAAAACCCGATATCTTCATCTTCTCATCCGCTCCTAAAATCTGCGAGGTTTCATTGGTGAACCGGAACAAGAAGTCTTCAACGCTTTCACTGTCGTCTCTCTTGATATAGTGAATATCGATGGGATCTTTCGCATATACGACACCTAGAATTAAGCCACAGTTATCAGTATCTTAGTGTTTATGAATTTAACAAAGCTATTATATTAGAAAGATCCGATACCCGATAAGTCTTCCTGACTAACAAAGTGAAAAACATCAACCATAGCCATGTAATCCTTCTTTTTCTCATCGGGAGCGAGAAAAAACGTCTGAACGAATTCCCGATAACCACTGAAGCAATCGGATTTGACTGAACCCGACACCGCCACTATAATTCCTTCAAACCGTGATTCAACGGAGTTTACGGTCTTGATTTCGATCCGACTGCACGGTAATGACTGAACAAGCTTATGGATTTGCTGCAACagatcaattaaaaaaaaaattatgggtTTTTAGACACTTTAATACCCAAAAAAATAGGAAAAAAAGAgcagaaaaatggtaaaaatgaaGAAGTTTGGTACAGGGTCTTTGGATAAAACTACTAGGAATGAGATCAATACCGGTACGAAAATACCGATATCGAAATTAAGAAGTGGGTACCGAATACTGTACCGGACGTATCTGTTCGGTACCGGTACGAAAATTACCGATACCGAAATTGTGGAGAAGTGGGTACTGAATACCCTACTGAATGTatcggttcggtaccggtatcagTACTGGATATTCGGTATTTTACCGCTTTGATACCGGATTTTTGGATTTTCGTCTCCCTACACAAACAAATACAAAGACATTAAGATTTATAATCAAACATTTATTCATACAGCAAATTTAAATTTCCATTATACAGAAACATCACACTTTTGCTTATGTTNNNNNNNNNNNNNNNNNNNNNNNNNNNNNNNNNNNNNNNNNNNNNNNNNNNNNNNNNNNNNNNNNNNNNNNNNNNNNNNNNNNNNNNNNNNNNNNNNNNNNNNNNNNNNNNNNNNNNNNNNNNNNNNNNNNNNNNNNNNNNNNNNNNNNNNNNNNNNNNNNNNNNNNNNNNNNNNNNNNNNNNNNNNNNNNNNNNNNNNNNNNNNNNNNNNNNNNNNNNNNNNNNNNNNNNNNNNNNNNNNNNNNNNNNNNNNNNNNNNNNNNNNNNNNNNNNNNNNNNNNNNNNNNNNNNNNNNNNNNNNNNNNNNNNNNNNNNNNNNNNNNNNNNNNNNNNNNNNNNNNNNNNNNNNNNNNNNNNNNNNNNNNNNNNNNNNNNNNNNNNNNNNNNNNNNNNNNNNNNNNNNNNNNNNNNNNNNNNNNNNNNNNNNNNNNNNNNNNNNNNNNNNNNNNNNNNNNNNNNNNNNNNNNNNNNNNNNNNNNNNNNNNNNNNNNNNNNNNNNNNNNNNNNNNNNNNNNNNNNNNNNNNNNNNNNNNNNNNNNNNNNNNNNNNNNNNNNNNNNNNNNNNNNNNNNNNNNNNNNNNNNNNNNNNNNNNNNNNNNNNNNNNNNNNNNNNNNNNNNNNNNNNNNNNNNNNNNNNNNNNNNNNNNNNNNNNNNNNNNNNNNNNNNNNNNNNNNNNNNNNNNNNNNNNNNNNNNNNNNNNNNNNNNNNNNNNNNNNNNNNNNNNNNNNNNNNNNNNNNNNNNNNNNNNNNNNNNNNNNNNNNNNNNNNNNNNNNNNNNNNNNNNNNNNNNNNNNNNNNNNNNNNNNNNNNNNNNNNNNNNNNNNNNNNNNNNNNNNNNNNNNNNNNNNNNNNNNNNNNNNNNNNNNNNNNNNNNNNNNNNNNNNNNNNNNNNNNNNNNNNNNNNNNNNNNNNNNNNNNNNNNNNNNNNNNNNNNNNNNNNNNNNNNNNNNNNNNNNNNNNNNNNNNNNNNNNNNNNNNNNNNNNNNNNNNNNNNNNNNNNNNNNNNNNNNNNNNNNNNNNNNNNNNNNNNNNNNNNNNNNNNNNNNNNNNNNNNNNNNNNNNNNNNNNNNNNNNNNNNNNNNNNNNNNNNNNNNNNNNNNNNNNNNNNNNNNNNNNNNNNNNNNNNNNNNNNNNNNNNNNNNNNNNNNNNNNNNNNNNNNNNNNNNNNNNNNNNNNNNNNNNNNNNNNNNNNNNNNNNNNNNNNNNNNNNNNNNNNNNNNNNNNNNNNNNNNNNNNNNNNNNNNNNNNNNNNNNNNNNNNNNNNNNNNNNNNNNNNNNNNNNNNNNNNNNNNNNNNNNNNNNNNNNNNNNNNNNNNNNNNNNNNNNNNNNNNNNNNNNNNNNNNNNNNNNNNNNNNNNNNNNNNNNNNNNNNNNNNNNNNNNNNNNNNNNNNNNNNNNNNNNNNNNNNNNNNNNNNNNNNNNNNNNNNNNNNNNNNNNNNNNNNNNNNNNNNNNNNNNNNNNNNNNNNNNNNNNNNNNNNNNNNNNNNNNNNNNNNNNNNNNNNNNNNNNNNNNNNNNNNNNNNNNNNNNNNNNNNNNNNNNNNNNNNNNNNNNNNNNNNNNNNNNNNNNNNNNNNNNNNNNNNNNNNNNNNNNNNNNNNNNNNNNNNNNNNNNNNNNNNNNNNNNNNNNNNNNNNNNNNNNNNNNNNNNNNNNNNNNNNNNNNNNNNNNNNNNNNNNNNNNNNNNNNNNNNNNNNNNNNNNNNNNNNNNNNNNNNNNNNNNNNNNNNNNNNNNNNNNNNNNNNNNNNNNNNNNNNNNNNNNNNNNNNNNNNNNNNNNNNNNNNNNNNNNNNNNNNNNNNNNNNNNNNNNNNNNNNNNNNNNNNNNNNNNNNNNNNNNNNNNNNNNNNNNNNNNNNNNNNNNNNNNNNNNNNNNNNNNNNNNNNNNNNNNNNNNNNNNNNNNNNNNNNNNNNNNNNNNNNNNNNNNNNNNNNNNNNNNNNNNNNNNNNNNNNNNNNNNNNNNNNNNNNNNNNNNNNNNNNNNNNNNNNNNNNNNNNNNNNNNNNNNNNNNNNNNNNNNNNNNNNNNNNNNNNNNNNNNNNNNNNNNNNNNNNNNNNNNNNNNNNNNNNNNNNNNNNNNNNNNNNNNNNNNNNNNNNNNNNNNNNNNNNNNNNNNNNNNNNNNNNNNNNNNNNNNNNNNNNNNNNNNNNNNNNNNNNNNNNNNNNNNNNNNNNNNNNNNNNNNNNNNNNNNNNNNNNNNNNNNNNNNNNNNNNNNNNNNNNNNNNNNNNNNNNNNNNNNNNNNNNNNNNNNNNNNNNNNNNNNNNNNNNNNNNNNNNNNNNNNNNNNNNNNNNNNNNNNNNNNNNNNNNNNNNNNNNNNNNNNNNNNNNNNNNNNNNNNNNNNNNNNNNNNNNNNNNNNNNNNNNNNNNNNNNNNNNNNNNNNNNNNNNNNNNNNNNNNNNNNNNNNNNNNNNNNNNNNNNNNNNNNNNNNNNNNNNNNNNNNNNNNNNNNNNNNNNNNNNNNNNNNNNNNNNNNNNNNNNNNNNNNNNNNNNNNNNNNNNNNNNNNNNNNNNNNNNNNNNNNNNNNNNNNNNNNNNNNNNNNNNNNNNNNNNNNNNNNNNNNNNNNNNNNNNNNNNNNNNNNNNNNNNNNNNNNNNNNNNNNNNNNNNNNNNNNNNNNNNNNNNNNNNNNNNNNNNNNNNNNNNNNNNNNNNNNNNNNNNNNNNNNNNNNNNNNNNNNNNNNNNNNNNNNNNNNNNNNNNNNNNNNNNNNNNNNNNNNNNNNNNNNNNNNNNNNNNNNNNNNNNNNNNNNNNNNNNNNNNNNNNNNNNNNNNNNNNNNNNNNNNNNNNNNNNNNNNNNNNNNNNNNNNNNNNNNNNNNNNNNNNNNNNNNNNNNNNNNNNNNNNNNNNNNNNNNNNNNNNNNNNNNNNNNNNNNNNNNNNNNNNNNNNNNNNNNNNNNNNNNNNNNNNNNNNNNNNNNNNNNNNNNNNNNNNNNNNNNNNNNNNNNNNNNNNNNNNNNNNNNNNNNNNNNNNNNNNNNNNNNNNNNNNNNNNNNNNNNNNNNNNNNNNNNNNNNNNNNNNNNNNNNNNNNNNNNNNNNNNNNNNNNNNNNNNNNNNNNNNNNNNNNNNNNNNNNNNNNNNNNNNNNNNNNNNNNNNNNNNNNNNNNNNNNNNNNNNNNNNNNNNNNNNNNNNNNNNNNNNNNNNNNNNNNNNNNNNNNNNNNNNNNNNNNNNNNNNNNNNNNNNNNNNNNNNNNNNNNNNNNNNNNNNNNNNNNNNNNNNNNNNNNNNNNNNNNNNNNNNNNNNNNNNNNNNNNNNNNNNNNNNNNNNNNNNNNNNNNNNNNNNNNNNNNNNNNNNNNNNNNNNNNNNNNNNNNNNNNNNNNNNNNNNNNNNNNNNNNNNNNNNNNNNNNNNNNNNNNNNNNNNNNNNNNNNNNNNNNNNNNNNNNNNNNNNNNNNNNNNNNNNNNNNNNNNNNNNNNNNNNNNNNNNNNNNNNNNNNNNNNNNNNNNNNNNNNNNNNNNNNNNNNNNNNNNNNNNNNNNNNNNNNNNNNNNNNNNNNNNNNNNNNNNNNNNNNNNNNNNNNNNNNNNNNNNNNNNNNNNNNNNNNNNNNNNNNNNNNNNNNNNNNNNNNNNNNNNNNNNNNNNNNNNNNNNNNNNNNNNNNNNNNNNNNNNNNNNNNNNNNNNNNNNNNNNNNNNNNNNNNNNNNNNNNNNNNNNNNNNNNNNNNNNNNNNNNNNNNNNNNNNNNNNNNNNNNNNNNNNNNNNNNNNNNNNNNNNNNNNNNNNNNNNNNNNNNNNNNNNNNNNNNNNNNNNNNNNNNNNNNNNNNNNNNNNNNNNNNNNNNNNNNNNNNNNNNNNNNNNNNNNNNNNNNNNNNNNNNNNNNNNNNNNNNNNNNNNNNNNNNNNNNNNNNNNNNNNNNNNNNNNNNNNNNNNNNNNNNNNNNNNNNNNNNNNNNNNNNNNNNNNNNNNNNNNNNNNNNNNNNNNNNNNNNNNNNNNNNNNNNNNNNNNNNNNNNNNNNNNNNNNNNNNNNNNNNNNNNNNNNNNNNNNNNNNNNNNNNNNNNNNNNNNNNNNNNNNNNNNNNNNNNNNNNNNNNNNNNNNNNNNNNNNN from Helianthus annuus cultivar XRQ/B chromosome 10, HanXRQr2.0-SUNRISE, whole genome shotgun sequence harbors:
- the LOC110883973 gene encoding uncharacterized protein LOC110883973; this encodes MAMVDVFHFVSQEDLSGVVYAKDPIDIHYIKRDDSESVEDFLFRFTNETSQILGADEKMKISGFVLGVRDDELVEKLHENIPQTVKDMIDRVKGFVRGKKARAIKNVRCNFSASVPMNDPNQYCEFHQVVGHYTDDCVLLKKEIEEAVQTGNLARLVEEIKYRKGDYSFDANQKESDDEHPKRKKIRMEEPITSPDCIDTQRTSGVKGGSDSFESSMEQPQPITSPANQTNDSQEGP